A genomic stretch from Hoplias malabaricus isolate fHopMal1 chromosome 4, fHopMal1.hap1, whole genome shotgun sequence includes:
- the rag1 gene encoding V(D)J recombination-activating protein 1 — MEKAPLPSEPPLAKEAQLRVGSQGDAGGLPGSVMKLCLGGKSKESVEGAGRQVDLKLQEIDTHMDHLRSLCRLCGILLRKAKGPEHEVQGGLDDSSRSALRRMGCKASNWPEVILKVFKVDVSGDMETIHPSKFCHRCWTVAMRGGGFCSFTRTRVPVWKPHSAHCLLCYPKRLILQRKGRKRSKPLRRTHCLPKRTKRDSSIPTGGNRVWKQTTENTEAFGLRTWANPAAQKSFWMKNITRCQKDHLSYQLLPGDLPKDFVNGITCQICEHLLSDPVQSPCLHLFCRTCIQKFSHAVGSQCPSCGVFFNQSDLTSPAKAFLSALNSLPLVCPRDGCGEWVRLDSFGDHCLNHCLERNEDEGEDNTDQNLDGYMPVNKGGRPRQHLLSLTRRAQKHRLRDLKNQVKVFADKEEGGDVKSVCLTLFLLALRAGNEHRQADELEAMMQGRGFGLHPAVCLAIRVNTFLSCSQYHKMYRTVKATSGRQIFQPLHTLRTAEKELLPGFHLFEWQPALKNVSSSWDVGIIDGLSGWTVSVDDVPADTISRRFRYDVALVSALKDLEEDIMEGLRERGLDDSTCTSGFTVVVKESCDGMGDVSEKHGGGPAVPEKAVRFSFTVMSITIQAEGEEEAVTIFQEQKPNSELSCRPLCLMFVDESDHEMLTAVLGPVVAERKAMKESRLIVSIGGLLRSFRFFFRGTGYDEKMVREMEGLEASGSTYICTLCDSTRTEASENMVLHSITRSHEENLERYEIWRTNPFSESADELRDRVKGVSAKPFMETQPTLDALHCDIGNATEFYKIFQDEIGEMYMKKSPSRDERRRWRSALDKQLRKKMKLKPVMRMNGNYARKLMTREAVEVVCELVPSEERRKSLKELMELYLQMKPVWRSTCPAKDCPDQLCRYSFNSQRFAELLSTVFKYRYDGKITNYLHKTLAHVPEIVERDGSIGAWASEGNESGNKLFRRFRKMNARQSKIFELEDILKHHWLYTSKYLQKFMEAHKNSAKALQATINPVESPDDLADMADILPDF; from the exons ATGGAGAAGGCACCCCTTCCCAGCGAGCCTCCCCTGGCGAAGGAAGCCCAGCTGAGAGTGGGCTCGCAGGGGGATGCCGGGGGTCTTCCTGGTAGTGTTATGAAGCTCTGTCTGGGGGGCAAGAGCAAGGAGAGCGTGGAGGGGGCTGGCAGGCAGGTGGATCTCAAGCTTCAGGAAATCGACACCCACATGGACCATCTCAG GTCTTTATGTCGCTTATGTGGCATACTTCTCAGGAAAGCCAAAGGCCCAGAGCATGAAGTCCAGGGAGGCCTGGATGATTCCAGCAGGTCTGCTTTGCGAAGGATGGGCTGCAAGGCCTCTAACTGGCCTGAGGTCATCCTGAAGGTGTTTAAGGTAGATGTGAGTGGGGATATGGAGACCATTCACCCCTCAAAGTTCTGTCACCGCTGCTGGACTGTAGCCATGAGAGGAGGGGGCTTCTGTAGCTTCACCAGAACACGAGTCCCTGTGTGGAAGCCTCATAGTGCGCACTGCCTGCTGTGCTACCCCAAGAGACTCATACTTCAGcggaagggaaggaaaagaagcAAACCACTACGCAGAACACACTGCCTGCCCAAGAGGACCAAGAGAGACTCTTCAATACCCACTGGAGGCAATAGAGTGTGGAAACAgaccacagaaaacacagaagcATTTGGCTTGAGGACATGGGCAAACCCAGCTGCTCAGAAAAGCTTTTGGATGAAGAATATAACCCGCTGCCAGAAAGACCACCTAAGCTACCAGCTGCTGCCTGGTGATCTCCCAAAAGATTTTGTGAATGGTATTACTTGTCAGATCTGTGAGCACCTGCTGTCCGACCCAGTCCAGTCCCCATGCCTTCACCTATTCTGTCGCACCTGTATCCAGAAATTCAGCCATGCTGTGGGTTCCCAGTGTCCGTCCTGTGGTGTCTTCTTTAACCAGAGTGACCTGACTAGCCCTGCCAAAGCCTTTCTCTCCGCCCTCAACTCCCTTCCTCTGGTCTGTCCAAGAGATGGCTGTGGGGAGTGGGTCAGATTAGATTCCTTCGGAGACCACTGCCTTAATCACTGCCTTGAAAGAAATGAAGATGAAGGAGAGGACAATACAGATCAGAATCTAGATGGCTACATGCCGGTCAACAAGGGTGGCCGTCCTAGGCAGCACCTGCTCTCACTTACTCGAAGGGCTCAGAAGCACAGGCTCAGAGACCTGAAGAATCAGGTGAAAGTGTTTGCTGATAAGGAGGAGGGTGGAGATGTGAAGTCTGTGTGTTTGACCCTGTTTCTGCTGGCACTGCGGGCTGGGAATGAACACAGACAGGCTGATGAGCTGGAGGCCATGATGCAAG GCAGGGGGTTCGGCCTGCACCCTGCAGTGTGTCTGGCCATTCGGGTCAACACTTTCCTCAGCTGTAGCCAGTACCACAAGATGTACCGCACCGTCAAGGCCACTAGTGGACGCCAGATCTTCCAGCCTTTGCACACCCTCCGCACTGCAGAGAAGGAGCTTCTGCCTGGCTTCCATCTATTTGAGTGGCAGCCAGCGCTCAAAAACGTGTCCAGCTCATGGGATGTAGGCATCATCGATGGCCTCTCTGGCTGGACAGTCTCAGTAGACGATGTACCAGCAGACACCATCTCAAGACGATTCCGCTATGATGTGGCACTTGTATCAGCTCTAAAAGACTTAGAGGAGGACATCATGGAGGgactgagggagagagggcTGGACGACAGCACTTGCACTTCAGGTTTCACTGTGGTGGTCAAGGAGTCTTGTGATGGCATGGGAGACGTGAGCGAGAAGCATGGAGGAGGACCAGCTGTTCCTGAGAAGGCAGTGAGGTTCTCTTTCACAGTGATGTCCATTACCATTCAAGCTGAAGGTGAGGAAGAAGCTGTCACAATCTTCCAAGAGCAAAAGCCTAACTCTGAGCTGTCCTGCAGGCCCTTGTGCCTGATGTTTGTGGACGAGTCTGATCACGAGATGCTCACCGCCGTCTTGGGTCCTGTAGTGGCCGAGAGGAAAGCAATGAAGGAGAGTCGCCTCATTGTGTCTATAGGCGGCCTCCTTCGTTCCTTTCGCTTCTTCTTCCGAGGCACGGGCTATGATGAAAAGATGGTGAGAGAAATGGAAGGGTTGGAGGCTTCAGGTTCCACGTACATCTGCACCTTGTGTGACTCCACACGAACCGAAGCCTCTGAGAACATGGTGCTACACTCCATCACCCGGAGCCATGAGGAAAACCTTGAGCGTTACGAGATATGGAGGACCAACCCTTTTTCTGAGTCTGCAGATGAACTGCGAGATAGGGTCAAGGGGGTCTCAGCCAAGCCGTTCATGGAAACCCAGCCCACACTAGATGCCTTACACTGTGATATAGGTAATGCTACAGAGTTCTACAAGATATTCCAGGATGAGATCGGTGAAATGTACATGAAGAAAAGCCCATCTAGAGATGAACGGAGACGATGGCGATCAGCCCTTGATAAGCAGCTGAGGAAGAAGATGAAGCTGAAGCCGGTGATGAGGATGAATGGGAACTACGCTCGGAAGCTGATGACCCGTGAGGCTGTGGAGGTGGTGTGTGAATTGGTTCCTTCAGAGGAGCGTCGCAAGTCTCTAAAAGAGCTAATGGAATTGTACCTCCAGATGAAGCCTGTGTGGCGCTCTACTTGCCCAGCCAAGGACTGCCCTGATCAACTCTGCCGGTACAGCTTTAACTCCCAGCGTTTTGCTGAACTCCTGTCCACTGTATTCAAATATCGGTATGATGGGAAAATTACCAACTACCTCCACAAAACATTGGCCCATGTACCAGAGATTGTGGAGAGAGATGGCTCGATTGGTGCTTGGGCCAGCGAGGGGAATGAGTCTGGCAACAAACTCTTCCGCCGCTTTCGCAAGATGAACGCTAGGCAGTCCAAGATATTTGAGTTAGAAGACATTCTAAAACACCACTGGCTGTACACATCGAAGTACCTGCAGAAGTTCATGGAGGCTCACAAGAATTCAGCTAAAGCACTGCAAGCCACCATCAACCCAGTAGAAAGCCCAGATGACTTGGCAGATATGGCAGATATATTACCAGACTTTTGA